The DNA sequence GTGATGCTGGCCAAGGGCGGCGAGGGCGGCTGGGGCAACATCCACTTCAAGACTTCCACCAACCGCGCCCCGCGTCAGAAGACCGAGGGCAAGGAAGGCGAGCGCCGCGAACTGCGTCTGGAACTGAAGGTGCTGGCCGATGTGGGCCTGTTGGGGATGCCCAATGCCGGCAAGTCGACCTTCATCACGGCGGTCTCCAACGCCCGTCCGAAGATCGCCGACTATCCCTTCACCACGCTGCATCCCAACCTGGGCGTGGTGCGCGTGAGCCACGAGAAGAGCTTCGTGATCGCCGACATTCCCGGCCTGATCGAAGGTGCGGCCGATGGTGCAGGCCTGGGTGTGCAGTTCCTGCGCCACCTGCAGCGCACCGGTCTGCTGCTGCACATCGTCGATCTGGCTCCTTTCAATGACGAAGTCGATCCGGTCAAGGAAGCCAAGGCCATCGTCAAGGAATTGAAGAAATACGACCAGTCGCTGTTCGACAAGCCGCGCTGGCTGGTGTTGAACAAGCTGGACGTGGTGCCCGAGGCCGAGCGCGCCAAGCGGGTGAAGGATTTCGTCAAGCGCTTCGGTTGGAAGGGGCCGGTGTTCGAGATCTCGGCACTGAATCGCGATGGCTGTGAAGATCTCATCAACGAGATCTACAAGTATCTGGAAACCAAGCGCGCCGAAGAGCATCGCTCGGAAGAGACGCAGATGACCGAGGAAGCCCGCGCCATCTCCAGCATCGACCCGGACGATCCGCGCTTCAAGGTCCTGGACTGAGTGTGAGTTCACGCGTGCGACCTTGTCTCGGGCAGGGTGCGCGCGGGGGCGGTTCGGGCTATCATCTCTGCCTGTCGGATTTTCCGTCGCTCCCAGAAGAATCAGAACCCGGAACACTATGCAATCGGTCATTCAACGCGCCAAGCGGCTCATCATCAAGGTGGGCTCTTCCCTGGTCACCAATGATGGCAAGGGCCTGGACGCCAATGCCATCGCCCGCTGGGCTGAGCAGATCGCGCAATTGCGCGCGCTCGGCAAGGAAGTGGTGCTGGTCAGCTCCGGCGCGGTCGCCGAAGGGATGCAGCGCCTGGGCTTCGACAAGCGCCCCACCGGCATCCATCACCTCCAGGCCTGCGCCGCCGTGGGCCAGATGGGCCTGGCGCAGATCTATGAAACCAGTTTCCGCAAGCATGAGCTGCACACCGCCCAGGTCTTGCTGACCCACGCCGACCTGGCTGACCGCGAACGCTACCTCAATGCCCGCTCCACCCTGTTTGCCCTGCTGCAACTGGGCGTGGTGCCGGTCATCAACGAGAACGACACGGTGGTCACCGATGAAATCAAGTTCGGCGACAACGATACGCTCGGCGCGCTGGTGGCCAACCTGATCGAAGCCGATGCGCTCATCATCCTGACCGACCAGCCGGGCTTGTTTACCGCCGATCCGCGCAAGGATCCCCATGCCACTCTCATTGCCGAAGCACGCGCTGGCGACCCCTCGCTGGAGTTGATTGCGGGCGGCACCGGCACCGGCATCGGGCGTGGCGGTATGTTGACCAAGATCCTGGCGGCCAAGCGGGCCGCTACTTCCGGCGCCCATACGGTGATCGCCTGGGGCCGTGAAGATCAGGTCTTGACCCGCCTGGCGGCCGGCGAGGCCATCGGTACCCAGCTCAATGCCGAGACCGCGCAACTGACTGCGCGCAAGCAGTGGATGGCCGATCATCTCAAGACCGCCGGTCGCGTGGTGCTGGATGCCGGGGCGGTGCAGAAACTGAGTCAGGAAGGCAAGTCGCTGCTGCCCATCGGCGTGGTGGAAGTGGCCGGCGAATTCGGCCGCGGGGACGTGATTACCTGCGTGGATGCGGCTGGACGCGCCATTGCGCGCGGCATGAGCAACTACAACAGTTCGGATGCGCGCCGCATCATTCGCCATCCTTCTTCCGAGATCCAGGCCATCCTGGGCTTCGTGGAGGAGCCGGAGCTGGTGCATCGGGACAACCTGGTGTTGCTGTGAATTAAATCATCAAAACGATATAAAGAATATAAACGATATCGATGATTCAAACAAAAAAACGCGGCCTGGCCGCGTTTTTTATTGCTTGCCCCGCTTGCCATCAGCGGCGCACCGGATCGATGCGGGTCTGGGTCTTGAGACGATTGATGATGCTCTTCACGTTTTCATTGTCGGCAATCATCTTGCCTTCGCAGAAATAATCCCTGAACAAGGCGCCATCAATGCGATTGACACCGATATCGCGGATCGGCTGCCACTTGTCGCGGCGCGAGCGCGACCAGGTGCCATCGGGGTGGCCGAAGGCATAGGTCTTCTTTTCCCAGGTCTCGCAGCGCATTCCTTCGTACATCACGTTGACGGCGCCACCTTCGGTCTTGGTCTCCACGGTGTAGCGCACTACCTTGTCGGTGCCGATGGAGACCGAGTTGAGGTCGACATAGGCCTTCATGGTGGCATTCGGGCTGAGGTAGAACTCGGCCAGGTTCTGCTGCTGCGGTGTGGGCGGCAGTTGCACGGCGATTTCCTGCCAGGGCTTGTCTTCATCGTCGAAGTCTTCATCGAAGCTCTGCGCCAGCGCACCGGCGCAAGCGGCCAGCAGTGCGCAGGCCAGAACGGCACGGCGCAGGATGCGCGGGGTGAACAGGGAAGTGGGTGCGGCGATCTGCGGGAAAGAGGGCATGGGCTGGTTCACTTGGATTCGGGCGTGGGCGCGCCGTTGCTGGGCTGGCATTGCGGTGCCTGGCCCGGTTTCTTGTGGGGAGCAAGGACGCGGCCGGCTTGCTCGGGGCGGCGGGCTGCGTGGCCGGGGCGGTTCAGGAAGCGCGACAACTCCTGCAGGGCTTGCTGATAGACCTCGCGCTTGAATTCGATCACCACGTCCAGCGGCACCCAGTAGTCGTGCCAGCGCCAGGCGTCGAACTCGGGATGCGAGGTGCCGCGCAGGTTGACGTCGCAATCGCGCCCGACCATGCGCAGCAGGAACCAGATCTGCTTCTGGCCGCGGTAATGGCCGCGCACTTCGCGCTTGATGAAATGATCGGGGACTTCGTAGCGCAGCCAGTCACGGGTGCGGCCGATGATCTTCACGTGCTCGGCACGCAGGCCGATCTCTTCTTCCAGTTCCCGGAACATCGCCTGTTCGGGGGTCTCGCCGTGCTTGATGCCGCCTTGCGGGAATTGCCAGGAGTGCTCGCGCACGCGCTTGCCCCACCACACCTCGTTATTGGCGTTGAGCAGGATGATGCCGACGTTCGGGCGGAAGCCTTCTCGATCCAGCATGGTGATCCTCAAACTTTCTGCGGCTGGAAGTCCCTTTCAGGCAGGCTCATGCGACTGCGGGCATACACGGAAAAACCGGTACGCCAGACGGGTCAGGAGCAATCACATCGATGCACGGATGTCATTGAAACTGGGAGCAAATCTGCAAAGAAAGGGCGCATCAGCCAGCTAATCCTTTAAAATTGGAATGATTATAACCCTCCTCTTTTTAAAAAGAACCGACCGTCATGCGCGCCTCACGTTTTTTTATTTCCACCCTGAAAGAAGCCCCTTCCGACGCTGAAATCGTGAGCCACAAGCTCATGATGCGCGCCGGCATGATCAAGCGTCTGGGCGCCGGCATCTATACCTACATGCCGATGGGGCTGCGCGTGATCCGCAAGGTCGAGGCCATCGTGCGCGAGGAAATGAACCGCGCCGGCGCCGTCGAGCTGTTGATGCCGGTGGTGCAGCCGGCCGAGCTGTGGCAGGAAACCGGGCGCTGGAACAAGATGGGTGCCGAGTTGATGCGCGTGAAGGATCGCCATGGCCGCGACTTCGCCATCCAGCCGACTTCGGAAGAAGTGGTCACCGACGTGGCCCGTTCCGAGCTGCGCAGCTACAAGCAGTTGCCGGTCAACTTCTATCACATCCAGACCAAGTTCCGCGACGAACGCCGTCCGCGTTTCGGCTTGATGCGCGGCCGCGAATTCACGATGAAGGATGCCTATTCCTTCGACCGCGACGTCGATGGCTTGAAGAAGTCCTACCAGGCCATGTATGACGCCTATGTGCGCATCTTCACCCGCTTCGGCCTGGAATTCCGCGCCGTGGCCGCCGACAACGGCGCCATCGGCGGTTCCGGCTCGCACGAATTCCACGTCATTGCCGCCACTGGCGAAGACGCGCTGGTCTATTGCCCGACGTCGGATTACGCCGCCAACATGGAAGCGGCCGAAGCACTGCCCGCCGACAGCAGCCGTGGTGCCGCCACCCAGGCGCTGGAAAAGACCGCCACGCCGGCCAAATCCAAGTGCGAAGCCGTGGCCGAACTGCTGGGCCTGCCCTTGACGCGCACGGTCAAGTCGATCGTGCTGGCAGTGGACAATGAAGATCCGGCCAAGAAGGAAATCTGGTTGCTGCTCTTGCGTGGCGACCACGAATTGAACGAAGTGAAGGCCAGCAAGATACCGGGTCTGGCGACCTATCGCTTCGCCAGCGAAGCCGAGATCGTCGAATGGTTCGGCACCCCGCCCGGCTACCTGGGGCCGATCGGTACCAAGAAGCCGGTCAAGGTGGTGGCTGACCGCACGGTGGCCAACATGGCCGACTTCGTCTGCGGTGCCAATGAAGCCGATTTCCACTACACCGGCGCCAACTGGGGCCGTGATCTGCCCGAGCCGCAGGTGGCCGATATCCGCAACGTGGTCGAAGGCGACGCCTCGCCGGATGGCAAAGGTGTGCTGGCGATCCAGCGCGGCATCGAAGTGGGCCACGTGTTCCAGCTCGGCACCACGTATTCGGAAGCCATGAAGGCCACCTACCTGGACGAAGCCGGCAAGCCGCAACCGTTGGTGATGGGCTGCTATGGCATCGGCGTGACCCGTATCCTGGGCGCGGCCATCGAGCAGAACTTCGATGACCGCGGCATCATCTGGCCGACCTCGATTGCCCCCTTCGAAGTGGTGCTCTGCCCGATGGGCTACGACCGCAGCGAAGCGGTCAAGACCGAGATCGACAAGCTCTATGCGCAATTGACCGAAGCCGGTGTGGACGTGGTGCTGGACGACCGTGGCGAGCGCCCGGGCGCGATGTTCGCCGATTGGGAACTGATCGGCGTGCCGCATCGCATCGTGGTGGGTGACCGTGGCCTCAAGGATGGCAACATCGAATACCAGGGCCGCCGCGATACCGAGGCCACCCAGGTGCCGCTGGCTGAGGCGCTGGCCTTCATCAAGGGCAAGTTGGCCGTCTGAGGATTGCAGAGACAGGCATGAAAAAGGCGGGCGCCGTGGCGTCCGCCTTTGTTTTTGGGCCGCGCCTTGGCAGGCGTGGCTCGGTGCCGGTCCGCTTTATGTCTTACTTATTTGGCCGGGACGATCGTCACGGTCTCGCGGAAGATACCGCCTTCAGCCACGCTGCCGTCCACCCGGCCCTGGCCATTGACGCGCTTTTCGCAATCGATGCGGTCCGATTGCGGCAGGCCTTCGCAGCGACGCAGGGCGTTTTCCTTCAGTTGCGCCGGGCTCGGGTCGGTCAGGGTGCCACGGGCGGCGGCTTGCTGGGCGGCACCGGCTTCCCGCAGGCAGGTGGCGCGATCCTCGGTGGAGCTGCCGCTCTTGCAGGCGGCGATCTGTTGCTGGTATTCCGAATTGCCTGGCTTGCCGGCAGCGAACACATGCGAGGCAGCGCTCAGGGCGGCCAGGCCGATCACGATAGCGCAGGCCGAGCGCAGTAGTTGGTGGCGCAGGGAGGTGGTAGGCGCGGGTTGATTTGGCATGGTCATTTCCTTTCTCTTGGTCATGAGCTTCCAAGCTCATCTGTGAATGGCACAGGGTAGACCCGTTTTCTGTTTTTCGGTTCTTCTATTCTGTTCGATGAGCCGCAATATGAACCGGAAAGCTTGTTACAAGGTATTGCAGGCAGCGTCGCACCGCCCAGAACCGCCATGGTAGGCGGCTCCCGACCTGCCTGCCATCAGAGAAGTGCTGCAAGAGGCGTCAGACAAGCGGAAAAGACGGGCGCAGCGCCAGCGCACGCACGAACTCCTGAAACATCCGGAAACAAAAACGCCCGCATGGCTTCTGCGGGCGTTTTTGTTTGCAAGTCGCTTGCAAACCGCGGGCGTCGATCAGCTCAGGTGAGCCGAGATCAGCTTGGTCATTTCGAACATCGTGACTTGCTTCTTGCCGCCGAAGATTGCCTTGAGCTTGTCATCGGCATCGATGTTGCGCTTGTTTTCGGCGTTCTGCAGCTTGTGCTTCTTGATGTATTCCCACACCTTCTTGGTCACCTCGGTGCGCGGCAGCGGCTTGGCGCCGACCACTTCGCCCAAGGCAGCCGATGGGGTCAGCGGCTTCATGAAGGCGGCGTTGGGAGTACGTTTTGCAGCGGGCTTGGCGGCGGGTTTTGCTGCGGCTTTCTTGGGTGCTGCCTTCGGGGCGGCTTTCGGAGCTGCCTTTGCTGCCGGCTTGGCGGCGGGTTTGGCTGCAGCCTTGGGGGCGGCGGCTTTGCTTGCCGGTTTGGCTGCCGCTTTAGCTGCTGGCTTTGCTGCCGGTTTGGCGGCGGCCTTGGCGGCGGGTTTTGCTGCTGGCTTCTTTACTGCGGCTGCTGCTTTTTTTGCTGTGGCCATCGGAAAGACTCCTCACAAGAATGAGATGAATGCGTCATTTACGCACCGCTAATAGTGGTGCTCTTTGCACGGCCACGCAAGTATTTTTTAGAGGATTTCCAGGCCAAAGCGCGCGGAAACAACGAGTCGCAGCGATCCGCCGTCAAGCCGCGCCGGTAAAGGGATCGCGGCGGATCGACCAGGCTCGGGAAAGGGCTGCTTGCAGGGCCGCGGAGAACTCATGCAGACGATGCAAGAAGGACATGCTTTTGCACCCTGAAGGAGGTCGTCGAAAGGCTGCGAAAGAGAGGAGGAAAACGAGGCGGGGAGGGAAGGTTTCAGGCAGCGGGGACGCTGCCCGGGACTGGGGGGCAGCCGCAAAGCCAATTGCTGCAAGGCTTTGCGGCCGGTGATGGTCAGCGCATTCCACCCGGCAGCATCCCCTTCATGCTGCGCATCATCTTCATCATGCCGCCGCCCTTGAGCTTCTTCATCATCGATTGCATCTGCTCGAACTGCGACAACATGCGGTTGACTTCCTGCACCTGCACCCCGGCACCGGCGGCGATGCGGCGCTTGCGGGTGGCCTTGATCAGTTCAGGCTTGGCGCGCTCCTGCGGGGTCATGGAGTTGATGATGCCTTCCATGCGGCGCACCTGTTTCTCGGCCTGGTCCATGTTGGCGTTGCCGGCGGCGGCCTGCATCTGGGCCGGCAGCTTGTCCAGCAGGCTGGTGAGTCCACCCATTTTCTTCATCTGCGACAGCTGCGCCTTGAAGTCATTGAGGTCGAACTTGCCGCCGCCCTTGATCTTGTGCGCCAGGTCCTGCGCGGCTTCCATGTCCACGCCCTTGCGCGCCTCTTCCACCAGGGCCAGGATGTCGCCCATGCCGAGGATGCGGTTGGCCATGCGCGAGGGATCGAAGGCTTCCAGGCCATCGAGCTTTTCGGCCACACCGGCGAACTTGATGGGCTTGCCGGTGATGTGGCGCACCGACAGCGCGGCGCCACCGCGCGAGTCACCATCCAGCTTGGTGAGCACCACGCCGGTCAGCGGCAGGGCGTCGTTGAAGGCCTTGGCGGTATTGATGGCGTCCTGGCCCAGCATGGCGTCGACCACGAACAGGGTTTCGATGGGCTTGATGGCGGCGTGCACGGCACGGATTTCATCCATCATGGCCTGGTCGATGCCCAGACGTCCGGCGGTGTCGACGATCAGCACTTCGTGGTGGTGCTTCTTGGCGTAATCCAGCGCGGCCAGGGCGATGTCGACTGGCTTGTCGGTCGGCTGACTGGGGAAGAAGTCGGCGCCGGCTTGGCCGGTCACGGTCTGCAGCTGGCCGATGGCGGCCGGGCGGTAGACGTCGGCAGAGACGGTCAAGACCTTCTTTTTCTTGTTCTCGCGCAGGTACTTGGCCAGCTTGCCGACGGTGGTGGTCTTACCGGCACCCTGCAGGCCGGCCATCAGGATGATCGCTGGCGGCTGGGTAGCAAAGTTCAGTTGCGAGGCTTCAGCACCGAGGTCGGCCCCCATCAGGCTGGCCAGCTCGCGCTGGACCACGCCGACCAGCGCCTGACCCGGGGTGAGCGAGCCGATGACCTCTTCGCCCATGGCTTTTTCCTTCACCTTGGCGATGAATTCGCGCACGGCGGGCAGGGCCACGTCGGCCTCCAGCAGGGCCAGGCGCACTTCGCGCAGCATCTCGGCGGTATTGGATTCGGTCAGTCGCGCCTCGCCGCGCATGGTTTTGACGACTTTGGCGAGGCGTTGGGTCAGGTTGTCTAGCATGGTGATATCTGCAAATAGGTGGATGGCCGCAGGCCGGGACGAACAGGGTAGGCGCGGCGGCGGGCAATCCTGCATTCTAACCGATCAGCCCTGCTGCGCCCCTGCCGGCGCGTGGGCTGCAGATGGGGACGCTACGTAAAATTAACAGCTTGTACAGCCTGCGCTCTTTGTGTATACATGGGCGCTGAATTTCCAAGCGCATAGAACAACCAAGGCCCCCGCCACGCAGCAGGGGCCAACGCCATCGAGACTGCCGGCCCTGCACTGCTGGTTCCGGCGCGCCGTATCAACAACGATACACACAAGAGGAGAGTGGAAATGCAAAAACCAACACAATGGATGGCCCTGGTCCTGCTGGCCAGCGCCGGTTTCTCGGCCCCCAGTCATGCGGCCGACGACGTGATCCGCCTGGGCAACCTGAAGTTCGCCCATTATGGTGCGGTGTCCTATATCAAGGAGATCGCCCCCAAATGCGGCATCAAGGTCGATGAAAAAGTCTTCGCCAAGGGCCCGGACGTGATGCAGGGCATCCTGGCCGGTGAGCTCGATGTGGGCACGACCGCCTCCGAAGCGGCCATTTCGGGCCGCGCCAACGGTGCACCGATCTATGTGGTGGCAGGTTTCGCCAAGGGCGGCGCGCGCCTGGTGGCGGGCAAGGATTCCGGTATCAAGTCGGTCAAGGACTTGAAGGGCAAGAAGGTGGGCGTGACCCGCGGCGGCATCCATGAAGTGCTGCTGGACGCCGAACTGGGCCAGAACGGCCTCTCCGCCAAGGACGTCACCATCGTCTACCTGGCCTTCGCCGACCTGAACCAAGCCCTGCTGGGCAAGAACATCGATGCCATGATGCAGAGCGAGCCGCAATCCTCGCAGGCCATCAACAAGGGCTTCGGGGTGGAAGTGATGAAGCCCTACGACACCCCTATCGGCGAGCCCTACCGCACCATGGTGATGACCGAGAAGTTCTATACCGAGAAGCGCCCGCTGGCCGAGAAGTTCATGCGCTGCTTCCTGGAGGCGACCAAGACCTTCATCGACAAGCCGGAAGTGGCCGAAAAGTACGTGCGCGAAGTGATCTTCAAGAACCAGATCACCAAGGAAGACTTCTATGACGCCATCGGCAACTCGCCCTATGCCTACGACATCACCGCCGAGCACATTCAGGTGACCACCGACACCATGGCCAAGTACGGCACTGGCAAGATGGCCAAGCCGCCGCTGGCCAAGGATTGGGTCAAGACCGATCTGCTGGAGCAGGCCAAGAAGAGCATGAACCTGAAGTAAACCAAGGGGAAATTGCGCATGGCCAAGCAAAACAAGGGCAGCTTCCTGCAGGGGCTGCTGGTGCCGATCATCGTGATCGCCCTGTGGGAGGGCGCCTCGCGGGCGGGCTGGATCAATCCACAGATCCTGCCCTCGCCCTGGGCGGTGCTGAAGAAATGGGTGGAATACGCCACCCCTCTGAAACCCTATGATCCCGAGGCCGGCAGCTGGCTGGCCTGGGCCTTTTCGGGCGAGCTGATCATGGATGCCATCGGCAGCCTGTACCGGGTGGTGGCGGGTTTCCTGATCGGCGCCGGGCTGGCCTTGCCGTTGGGGTTGCTGATGGGCTCCAGCCAGCGCATCTATGGCTTGATGAACCTGACGGTGCAGGTGATCCGTCCGATTCCGCCGATTGCCTATATCCCCCTGGCCATCCTGTGGTTCGGGCTGGGCAATCCGCCGGCGCTGTTCCTGATCTCGCTGGGGGCCTTCTTCCCGGTGCTGATGAATACCATCGCCGGGGTGCGCCAGGTCGACAGCATCTACCTGCGCGCCGCCCGCAATCTGGGGGCGAGCCAGTCCACGCTGTTCTTGCGGGTGATGCTGCCGGCTGCCGTTCCTTACATCCTCTCGGGGGTGCGCATCGGCATCGGTACCGCCTTCATCGTGGTGATCGTGGCCGAGATGATTGCGGTCAGCAATGGCCTGGGTTTTCGCATCATGGAGGCGCGTGAATATTTCTGGTCGGACAAGATCATCGCCGGCATGATCACCATTGGCCTATTGGGCTTGGCCATCGACTTGGGCATGAGCCGCCTCAACAATTACATGCTGCGCTGGCATCGCGGGCTGGAGAACTGACATGAACCCGAGCAATTCGTCTCCCCGCATCTGTATACAGAGCGTGCACAAGGTCTTCAAGACCGATGAGCGCGAGGTGGTGGCCTTGAAGGACATCAACCTCGCCATCCCCGATGGCCAGTTCGTCTGCCTGCTGGGGCCCTCCGGCTGCGGCAAGTCCACGCTCTTGAATGCCATTGCCGGTTTTGCGCTGCCCTCTTCCGGCCAAATCCTCACCGATGGCAAGGCGGTGACCGAGCCGGGACCGGACCGTGGCATGGTGTTCCAGGAATATGCGCTGTTTCCCTGGATGACGGTGGAGCAGAACGTCGCCTTCGGCCTGGAAATCAAGGGCCGTCCCAAGGCCGAGATCGCCCAGCGCGTGAGCCAGTTGCTGGACAAGCTGGGATTGATCGACTTCCGCACCCGTTTCCCCAAGGATCTGTCGGGCGGGATGCGCCAGCGGGTGGCCATTGCCCGCGTGCTGGCGCTGGATTCGCCCATCATGCTCATGGACGAACCCTTCGGTGCCCTCGACGCGCTGACCCGCCGCAACCTGCAAGATGAGCTGCTGCGCATCTGGGATGAGTTCAGGAAGACCATCGTCTTCGTCACCCACAGCATCGAAGAGGCGATCTACCTGGCCGACCGCATCGTGGTGATGACCTACCGACCTGGTACCGTCAAGCGTGACATGCTGGTCAATCTGCCACGCCTGCGCGATCCGGCCGACCCGGATTTCAATGCCTTGAAGCGCGAGCTGGGCCAACTGGTGATGGAGGAGCAGCAGCGCCATCACAATGCCGAGATGAAGGCCGCCGCCGTCGATTGAGTGGGTGCCGTCCTGCTGTAAGCAGTACTCGGACACGGCAGGCAACCCCTGCCGTGTCGCATTTCAGGGAAGCGATCCAGGCACCGGCTGACCCGGCGCAAGCGGGCGGCGGGCCGAGATAGTGTAAACTTGGACGATGCAAACTTATTTTTTCATCCTGGCGGCGCTGTTCTACCTGGGCTGCGCCTTCATGCCCTCGCAGCGGCGCGCGCCGATTTCGCTGGGTATCGTGGTGGGCTGGGTGCTGCATGGCGGCGCACTGTTGTCGGATATGTTCGCCCCGGACGCGTTACGGGTGGGCTTTGCGGTGATGCTCTCTTCTACCTTGTGGATTTCGGTGGCCGCCTACTGGCTGGAAAATCGCAATTTCTCACTCGATAGTATGCGTGTCCTGGTGCTGCCGGTGGCGGCCTTGGCGGTGATCCTGCCGACCGTCTTCCCCGGCAACCTGGTGGCGCTGGCCGGCAAGTCCGACTGGTTCCTGGCGCACATCGCCATCTCCATTCTGGCCTACAGCACGCTGACCATCGCCGCCTTCCATGCGGTGCTGATGGTATTGCAGGAGTCGCGTCTGCATACCCGGCCGGGTCCGGTGGCCCAGTCCAGCTGGTTCGGGCTGGCGCTGGATCGTCTGCCGGCGCTGCTGACCATGGAAAAATTGCTGTTTCGCCTGATCGCCTTCGGCTTCACCTTGCTGACGCTGACGGTGCTATCGGGCGTGGTCTTCTCCGAGCAGTTGTTCGGGACGCCATTGAAGTGGGATCACAAGACCATCTTCACCATGCTGTCCTGGCTGCTGTTCGGCCTGCTCCTGGCCGGCCGTCGCTGGCAGGGATGGCGGGGGCGGACTGCGCTGAGCTTCACGCTGGCCGGTTTCGCCATCCTTTTATTGGCATATGTAGGCAGCCGGTTCGTGCTTGAAGTCGTGCTGCATCGGGTACTGACATGAAATATTTGATCTGGCTGGTCGTGTTGCTGGCCGTGGTGGTGTGGTTCCAGCGCGCCAAGAAATCCATGCTGGCCGGTAACGACTCCGCCGCCGACACCAACAACGCCGAGCCCGGGATGCCGCCCCCCAAGCCGGCGCGCTTTCGTCGCCGCAGCGACAGCAATGTCGAGACCATGGTGCAGTGTGCCCATTGCGGCATCCACTTCCCGGCCTCCGAGGCA is a window from the Herbaspirillum rubrisubalbicans genome containing:
- a CDS encoding ABC transporter ATP-binding protein — translated: MNPSNSSPRICIQSVHKVFKTDEREVVALKDINLAIPDGQFVCLLGPSGCGKSTLLNAIAGFALPSSGQILTDGKAVTEPGPDRGMVFQEYALFPWMTVEQNVAFGLEIKGRPKAEIAQRVSQLLDKLGLIDFRTRFPKDLSGGMRQRVAIARVLALDSPIMLMDEPFGALDALTRRNLQDELLRIWDEFRKTIVFVTHSIEEAIYLADRIVVMTYRPGTVKRDMLVNLPRLRDPADPDFNALKRELGQLVMEEQQRHHNAEMKAAAVD
- a CDS encoding cytochrome C assembly family protein, with protein sequence MQTYFFILAALFYLGCAFMPSQRRAPISLGIVVGWVLHGGALLSDMFAPDALRVGFAVMLSSTLWISVAAYWLENRNFSLDSMRVLVLPVAALAVILPTVFPGNLVALAGKSDWFLAHIAISILAYSTLTIAAFHAVLMVLQESRLHTRPGPVAQSSWFGLALDRLPALLTMEKLLFRLIAFGFTLLTLTVLSGVVFSEQLFGTPLKWDHKTIFTMLSWLLFGLLLAGRRWQGWRGRTALSFTLAGFAILLLAYVGSRFVLEVVLHRVLT
- a CDS encoding PP0621 family protein, whose amino-acid sequence is MKYLIWLVVLLAVVVWFQRAKKSMLAGNDSAADTNNAEPGMPPPKPARFRRRSDSNVETMVQCAHCGIHFPASEAVVHASGAHYCSEEHRRLASF